The sequence GCTTCCTCGCTGCCGAAGAGCGCCGCGAACAACGGTTGCGGAAGCGCAAAGAACTGGTGGCCCGCGAACAAAACGAACGGAATTCCGACCGCTGATCGTGAGTATGCTTCGCATCGTTGCATCGGGCCTGGTCAAGCGCTACGCCGCTCGTCCGGTGATGAAGCCCGTTTCGTTCGAGGCAGCTCCCGGTGAGATCATCGCTATCACCGGACCCAACGGCGCCGGAAAATCCACGCTCCTGAAAATTCTCGCCGATGTGCTGAGCCCCACCAAAGGGACTTGCACCTGGTTTGCGGGCGAGACAAAACTCGATCACGACGCAATCCGCACCCGGCTTGGATTTGTCGCACCGTATCTCGAACTGTATGACGAACTGAGTGCCGTCGAGCATGTACAGCTCGTCATGGACCTCAAAGGCTTGGGAATCGCGGCAGATGATGCGTTGGACATTCTAACGCGATTTGGTCTCGACCCCGCTATTGGCCAGAGCGACCGCCGGCTGCGGGCCTATAGCTCCGGCATGAAGCAGCGCGTCCGATGTGCGATGGCCTTTGCCGGTGAGCCATCGGCGTTGCTACTCGATGAATCTACGTCCAATCTCGATGAACCTGGTACTGTCGCTGTACTCGAACATGCCATTGCCGCGGCAGCACGGGGCGCGATTGTGTTTGTCGCAACCAATGACGCACGCGAGCGTGGGATCACCCAGCGCGAAGTCCGATTAGAGCCAGCATAAGTGCAATTCACGCTCGAAAAAACAGATAGCACCACGAAAGCCCGCGCGGGTCGCGTTCAAACTGCGCACGGCGAAATCCTCACGCCGGCCTTCATGCCGGTCGGGACACTCGGCACCGTAAAGGCGCTTACTGCAAAAGACGTATGGGAGACGGGCGCGCGTATGGTCCTCGCGAATGCCTATCATTTGTATCTGCGGCCCGGCACGGAAGTCATCGCCGAAGCCGGCGGGATTCATCGCTTTGCACACTGGCAAGGCTCGGTCCTGACGGATTCTGGCGGCTACCAGGTGTTCTCACTCGCCGATC is a genomic window of Bacteroidota bacterium containing:
- a CDS encoding ABC transporter ATP-binding protein; the encoded protein is MLRIVASGLVKRYAARPVMKPVSFEAAPGEIIAITGPNGAGKSTLLKILADVLSPTKGTCTWFAGETKLDHDAIRTRLGFVAPYLELYDELSAVEHVQLVMDLKGLGIAADDALDILTRFGLDPAIGQSDRRLRAYSSGMKQRVRCAMAFAGEPSALLLDESTSNLDEPGTVAVLEHAIAAAARGAIVFVATNDARERGITQREVRLEPA